The Daucus carota subsp. sativus chromosome 2, DH1 v3.0, whole genome shotgun sequence genome includes a window with the following:
- the LOC108208919 gene encoding phosphomethylpyrimidine synthase, chloroplastic isoform X2 has product MASVNTALTSFVCKSGLHSDSPRLPNTTFLPGFDVSGNAASTRKKENWNIAFSGARATLTFDPPTNKETTIKQRKHTVDPAAPDFLPLPSFDQCFPRSTKEHREVTHEESGHVLRVPFRRVHLSGDEPHFDTYDTSGPQNISPQIGLPKLRKEWIDRREKLGLPRFTQMFYAKKGIITEEMMYCAAREKLDAEFVRAEVARGRAIIPSNKKHLELEPMIVGRNFLVKVNANIGNSAVVSSIEEEVNKLQWATMWGADTIMDLSTGRHIHETREWILRNSAVPVGTVPIYQALEKVDGIAENLNWEVFRETLIEQAEQGVDYFTIHAGVLLRYIPLTAKRMTGIVSRGGSIHAKWCLTYHRENFAYEHWDDILDICNQYDIALSIGDGLRPGSIYDANDTAQFAELLTQGELTRRAWEKDVQVMNEGPGHIPMHKIPENMQKQLEWCNEAPFYTLGPLTIDIAPGYDHITSAIGAANIGALGTALLCYVTPKEHLGLPNREDVKTGVISYKIAAHAADLAKGHPHAQDWDDALSKARFEFRWLDQFALSLDPMTATSFHDETLPSDGAKVAHFCSMCGPKFCSMKITEDVRKYAEEHGYGSAEEAVQQGMDAMSAEFLAARKTVSGEQHGETGGEIYLPADYINSAKI; this is encoded by the exons ATGGCGTCGGTGAATACTGCTTTGACATCTTTCGTCTGTAAGAGTGGTTTGCATTCTGATTCCCCAAGGTTGCCGAATACTACATTTTTGCCTGGCTTTGATGTAAGCGGAAATGCTGCAAGTACTAGGAAGAAGGAAAACTGGAATATTGCGTTTTCAGGAGCTAGAGCTACATTAACCTTTGATCCTCCAACTAACAAGGAGACAACAATCAAACAAAGGAAGCACACTGTTGACCCTGCAGCCCCTGATTTTCTTCCCCTTCCATCATTTGATCAGTGCTTTCCAAGGAGCACGAAAGAACATAG GGAAGTTACTCATGAAGAATCTGGTCATGTGCTTAGAGTCCCATTCAGACGTGTTCATTTATCTGGAGATGAACCGCATTTTGACACCTATGATACAAGTGGCCCCCAAAACATAAGCCCTCAGATTG gaCTTCCAAAGTTGCGCAAGGAATGGATTGACAGGCGAGAAAAGTTAGGTTTACCAAGATTCACACAGATGTTTTACGCTAAGAAAGGAATTATTACAGAGGAAATGATGTACTGTGCTGCTCGTGAGAAGCTTGATGCAGAGTTTGTGAGGGCAGAGGTTGCACGTGGTCGTGCTATCATTCCTTCCAACAAAAAACATCTGGAATTGGAGCCAATGATAGTTGGAAGGAATTTCTTAGTCAAAGTGAATGCAAATATTGGAAATTCTGCTGTTGTGAGTTCCATAGAGGAAGAAGTTAACAAGCTTCAATGGGCTACGATGTGGGGTGCTGATACTATTATGGATCTGTCTACTGGACGTCACATCCATGAAACTCGTGAGTGGATTTTACGTAATTCTGCTGTTCCTGTTGGCACCGTTCCCATCTATCAAGCACTTGAAAAGGTAGATGGAATCGCAGAAAATTTGAACTGGGAAGTTTTCAGAGAGACTTTGATCGAACAGGCTGAACAAGGTGTAGATTATTTCACCATCCATGCAGGAGTCCTACTTCGCTATATCCCACTAACTGCAAAACGAATGACTGGAATTGTTTCCCGAGGGGGCTCTATTCATGCAAAGTGGTGCTTAACTTATCACAGGGAAAATTTTGCTTACGAGCACTGGGATGACATACTGGATATTTGCAATCAATATGATATCGCGTTGTCTATAGGTGATGGACTCCGACCAGGGTCGATTTATGATGCCAATGATACTGCTCAATTCGCCGAGCTCTTAACTCAAGGAGAATTGACACGTAGAGCTTGGGAGAAAGATGTTCAG GTGATGAATGAAGGGCCTGGGCATATTCCAATGCACAAGATTCCAGAGAACATGCAAAAACAACTGGAATGGTGTAATGAAGCTCCCTTCTATACCCTTGGACCTTTGACTATTGATATCGCTCCTGGTTATGATCACATTACTTCAGCCATAGGTGCTGCCAACATAGGTGCCCTTGGTACTGCTCTCCTCTGTTATGTCACTCCAAAAGAGCATCTTGGTTTGCCTAATAGGGAAGATGTAAAAACTGGGGTCATATCATATAAGATAGCAGCTCATGCAGCTGATTTGGCAAAAGGTCATCCACATGCTCAAGACTGGGATGATGCACTTAGCAAGGCTAGATTCGAGTTCCGTTGGCTGGACCAATTTGCTTTATCATTGGACCCAATGACTGCCACATCCTTTCATGATGAGACGTTGCCATCAGATGGTGCTAAAGTGGCACATTTCTGCTCGATGTGTGGGCCAAAGTTTTGCTCCATGAAGATAACAGAAGATGTTCGCAAGTATGCTGAGGAGCATGGTTATGGTAGTGCTGAAGAAGCTGTTCAGCAAGGGATGGATGCTATGAGTGCGGAATTCTTGGCAGCCAGGAAAACTGTGAGTGGTGAGCAGCATGGTGAAACTGGTGGAGAAATCTACCTTCCTGCAGATTACATCAACTCAGCAAAGATTTGA